CAATTTTCAAAATAGGACAGTCTTTTGCAATTTCAATTGCTTCGTCTAACGTCTGCGTTCTGACAACTATGTATCCGTTGATAAATTCTTTAATTTCTGTATAAGGACCATCTGTGACCAGATTACCAGGGTGGACAGTTTTTGCATCAGAGATGGCCAAACGATTTCCTTTGTCTGCCAATTGGTCCTTTGCAGCAATGTTTGTCATCCAACCCAACCATTCCTCCATAATTTTTTGCATCTGTTCTGGAGATGGTCTTTCGCCTTCTTTGTTGCTGTTTCTGAAAATTAAAGTGAATTCTTTCATTTTTTACCTCGTATCAATGAAACGTTTCACCTAGAAAAAAGGGGACATAGAATATAAAAAATTCTTTGGATCATTTTGAATTTTTTATTAGCAAATTCCACTACGCAAGAAATGAACCCAAGGAATTTGCTAATTTTAAAACAAGGTTATGAAACTAAAACTTCCGTCGCTATTTTTGTTTTTGATTTTCTCTCTTTTGATTTCCTTTCCCTCTCTTCTACCACTTGTTCGTAGTAGGTTTCGTAGTATGGAAAGTTAGTTCCCATCAAACGATCCCAAACATTGAAGTAGAGAGAGTAGTTACCTTGAAACTTTTGGTGGTGGAGGTTGTGGTGAGTGGATGTGTTGATCCATTTGGTGATGGGGTGAGAAGCCCAACCTTTAGGAAAAAATTCATAACCTAAGTGCCACCAAATATTCAATACCATTGCATAGAAGGTATGAAAGAGTAACACATAAAAATGAATCGGAACAACCATAACAAAGGGAACAATATAGATTGCTTCTAAAAATGCTTCTGTTGCTTGGAACCTATAAGCTGCGAGTGGAGATGGATTCACAGATTGGTGGTGTTCCGAATGCACATGTGGATATACTTTTTTTAGATGAGCAAATCGGTGCATCCAGTAGAACCAAGTCTCATGCCAAATGGTAATCAGTGCAAAACTAAGGAAGATATATCCAATCCCTGACCAACCAGAAACAGGCCCAAAGTAAACAGCACTTGGAAGGAGTTTCGCTTTTACCAAAGTGATATTCGTCACCGCAATGAGTGTGAAAACAATGAGTGTCACTGCCGATTGGCGGAATTCTTTCCAAACCTTTTCTGCTTTGGGGTAAACTTTCTGAATCCGATACGTTTCAAAAAAATCCTTTCGCCAAACATAGAATAATAGAAATGCCAATCCTGCGATAGGATAGTAACGTAAAAAATTCAATACACCTTGTGCCAACCCAATCTTGGTCACACAATCTAAAACTAATTCACACTGAACTGGTCCACCAAACATAGATCTCTCCTAATTGCTTTGAGATTGAATCCATTCTAACAGAAACTGAAAACAGGATCGACCGGATCGGTAAAGCCGGAATAAAAAAAGGTTCCGATTTGGCCCAACCGGATTAGTGTTCTAGAGACTTCCTAAACTCACTAGGACTTGTACCTACTTCCCTTTTGAAGGCATCATAGAATGTGGACTTGGATGGAAACCCAACGTCATAAGCAATGGTTAGGATATTCCTTTCTGGATGAGAGGAAAATAACTCTTTTGCCTCTCGAATGCGGTAGTGATTGACCAAATGAAAAAAACTCTTTTTTTGATGTAGGTTTAAATATTCGGAGAGTTGGTGTTCGGAAAGATTCATTTCTTTGGCTAATTTTTCTAAATTGATACTTTCGTCTCGGTAGATCCTTTCCTCTTCCATAAGTTTTCTCAATTGGTTTTGGAGAGTTTCCAGGTTGAATCCTCCCAATTGAGAGGTTCGGTATTTTTTCTCTTCGATGACAATCCTTTGCACTTCCCCCCAAAGTTCAGGACTTCGTTGTCTTAGTAAATAAACACCAATGAGAAGTAAGGCGATGAGAGTGGATACAATTTCTAGTCCATGCCTTTGGTGGAAAAAAAGTGTATAAATTCCAACTAAACTTGCAAAAGCCCCAATCCCTACAACAATTCCCACAAAACGGAGATGAGCTGAACTTTTAAACCTCTCTAGGCGAATGTATTTGATCATATTGGAAAAAACGTAAAAAGCTGCATAAAGTATAGGCAAAACTGCGATGAGGATGGTGATTTGAAAGAGGACTGGAACTCCTTGGGTTAGGTATCGGGAGAGGATGGCAATTTTTTCCTCTGCAGAAGAAGTATAAAACGGAATCAGAAGTAGAGTTACAATACCTGCAGGAACTAACTCCCAAATCGAAAATCGATTTTGATCAGGACTTTCCTCCCAAAGCTCTGAAAAATAACGTTTGAGAAGGGCTCCAATACATGCGGTAAAAGGCAAATGGATCAAATTAAAATGAGGAAAAAAATAGTAAAGTCCCGTACATGCAAAAAAGGTATGTGTCTGGAACATAGCGGCAAAGAGAAATAACAAACCTTGGACTTTGGTTTGGCCCGTTGTATTTTTTCTCAGGAATTCTCCGCATGCAAAGAGAAGAGAAAGTCCTGCAGAAAAGACAATCAAATAGCTGATTAAATTCCGCATCAAGGTTCATCTTTTAATCAATCGATTGGATTGTAAAATAAAATCACTTGCCTAGGGTTCGTTCTGAATTAGAATTACGTTTGAAACGTGGATACCATTCAACGACAATCCTCCTTTTTGTGGGAAGGTAGCACCTTAGAGATCCACCTCCCAAAAGTTTTCACCGCCAAAGAAACGGGTAAAGACTGGACTGCCTTTTCTGAAATTCTAAAGAAAACCCCTCCACGTAAAATAGAAGTTCACGCAAATAATCTAGAAGAATCTGACTCTTCTGGAATTTCGTTTTTGAAGTTAATTCGTTTGGAATCGGAAAAGATGCGGATCCAGTTCGTTTTGCATGGATTAGGTGAACAGTTTTTATATCGATTGAATATTGCTGAAGACGATAGCAAAAAAAACAAAGACAGTTTTGCTAACTCTCTACGACGATCTGAAAAAATTGGAAAACTTACCATCGATTCATTATTAGAGTTTAAATACCTAATTACTTTTACTGGTGAACTTACTGTTTCGTTTTGGCGTTCTTTTTTGCACCCTTCTAAGATTCGTTGGAAAGATACTTTCCGTGTTGCCGAATCAATGGGGGTCAATGCATTTCCGATCATTGCAATGATTGGATTTTTACTCGGCCTCATTATGTCTTTCCAATCAGCGATTCCCATGAGGAGATTTGGTGCTGAAATTTTTGTCGCAAACCTGGTAGGCCTTTCCTTGTTTCGTGAGTTAGGGCCTCTGATGACTGCCTTTATTTTATCGGGAAGATCGGGATCTGCTTTTGCGGCAGAACTCGGAACAATGAAAGTGTCCGAAGAGATCGATGCGCTCACAACTATGGGTCTTCCCCCTGTTCAATTCCTGATTATTCCCCGTTTGGTGGCGTCACTTCTTATGACTCCGCTTCTTACCATTGTTTTTAATTTATTTGGACTCATCGGTGGGGCGGTTGTACTCATTAGTTTTGGATTTCCTCTGGTTACTTTTATCAACCAAGTAAATCTTGCGGTGGGACTTTCCGATATCTTAGGTGGACTTCTCAAATCCTATTTTTTCGGAATGATCATTGCTTCTATTGGTTGTTACCGAGGTCTAAAAACAGCATCCGGTGCGGGTGCTGTTGGGGAATCCACAACTTCTGCTGTTGTTGGTTCCATTATTCTTGTATCGATTCTTGACGGGATTTTTTCCGTCTTATATTTCTACTTAAAAATATGAAAGAAAAACCAATCATTCGAGTAGAACATCTGACAACGGGATATGGCCAAACAGTGATTATGGAAGATATTTCATTTGAAGTGAACCGAGGTGAAATTTTTGGAATCCTTGGTGGGTCTGGTTGTGGAAAGTCTACTGTTCTAAAGAATATGATTGGGTTAACATCTCCGTTTAGCGGCCGTATATGGATTGATGAAAATGATATCGTTCTTGCGGAAGGAAAGAAAAGAATCGAAATATGGAATCGAATTGGAGTGATGTACCAACAAAGTGCTTTGTTTGGTTCCATGACATTACTCGAGAATATTCGACTGCCTTTAGAGGAATTTACCGAACTCCCTCTACCCATCATGAATGAAATTGCGACCACTAAGTTAAAAATGGTAGGTCTTTTTCCTTTTGCTCATCTTTACCCTGCGGAACTTTCGGGTGGTATGAAAAAACGTGCTGCCATTGCCCGTGCGATGGCGATGGACCCAGAAATTTTATTTTTGGATGAACCGAGTGCAGGTCTTGATCCTATTACCAGTGTTGAACTTGATCACCTAATCATTCGTTTGTCGAGAACTTTGGGTGTTACCTTTGTAATCGTAACACATGAGTTACCTTCTGTATTTACTATGGCTGATCGAGTGATCGTATTAGATAAATCGACCAAAGGAATTATCGCCGAAGGTAAACCAAAAGATCTGAAAGAAAAATCAAAAAATCCATTTGTAAAACAATTCTTTAATCGTATCCCACAGGAGAACGCTCCATTATGAATCAATCCAATAAAATATACTTTAAGGTTGGGGTTTTTGTCCTCGTTAGTTTTTTTACACTCATCCTGTTTTTGATAGTGTTCACTGCGGGGAATATCTTCCAAAGGACGGTTAGTCTTGAAACTTATTTTGATGAATCCGTGCAGGGTCTGGACATTGGGTCACCAGTCAAACATCGTGGTGTTAAGGTTGGGACGGTTCAGGAAATTACTTTCGTTCAGAATGAATATTCAGACAAACTAAATGAAGATACAGAACTTCGTTATGGAAGATATGTTCTCATTAAAATGTCTGTCCCTGACTTTGTAAAAGGTGTATATGGGAATGATTTAAAGAAAACGGTTCAAAGGATGATTCAAAGTGGGTTACGGGTCCGTCTCGCATCACAGGGATTAACTGGAACTGCATATTTAGAAGTGGATTATCTCAATCCAGAAAAAAACCCTCCTTTATCTATCGAGTGGGAACCAAAAACGATTTATATTCCTTCCGCACCGAGTACCATCTCTCGATTTACTGCCACCGTGGATAAATTTTTTGATAAGGTAGAAAAGGCAGATGTAGATAAAATTCTTTTGGGAGTAGGGGAACTCATTCGTAACCTGAATCAAACTATCCAAGAAGCAAAACTGGGAGATCTTGCTCGCGAGTCCACAGGTCTTCTTGTGGACTTACGTAAAACAAATGCTGAGGTAAAGTCTCTTATCGCAAGTCCAGAGACACAAGGATTACCTAAAAAACTGGATGCATCCATCACTCAGTTGCAAACAACTTTAAAACGCCTTGATACTCTTCTCGCTTCTAACCAAGGGGATATTTCTACTTCGATTGAAAACTTACGAATCGCTTCTGAAGACTTAAAAGAAGTCACAGCAAATGCTAAAAAATATCCTTCTCAGTTTCTCTTTGGAGAAGCACCAAACAAATCTAAACTTTGGAAATAAAAACAATGAAAACCTTAATCCGATTGATCCTTTTGGCTGGCCTTATTTTTTCTCTAAGCCAATGTTTTGGTGTTAGTAAAACCTTTCCAGAAAAGAAGTTTTACCTAATTGAAACTGGAGAAACCAAATCAATCTATTCAGTTCCAAAACCAAGAACTTTTGTTATACGAAAAGTTTTTATATCCCAACGTTTTGAAGGAAAAGAGTTTGTTTATCGTAAAGATAACGCTGTTTATGAATCCGATTATTATAATGGTTTTTTCATTCCGCCAGCACATAACTTCAAAGAAGAGTTTGTTCGTTCTTTATTAAAGTCTGGTAATTTTGAGTGGGATGCAAGTATTCATACTAGAATTTCTGTAACCCATTTTATTGAATTGAGCCTCACGCAAATGTATGGGGACTTCCGAACAAAGGAACCGAAAGCTGTTATTGAATTTGAAGTAGTAGTTTATGAGGACAAGGATTCTGTTTCTTCTCCTGTTTTTAGAAAAACGTACAAACAAATCCAATCCATTGAAAAAAAAGAACCGGAAGCATTGGTTCTTGGTTGGAATTTGGGCCTCACTAGCACATTCAATGAATTGAATTTAGATTTAAGCCAAAAGCTCAAATAAACAATGTACTTCGGGAAAATATCTCCTCATCCAATAACACATAACGGAATTGTATTTTTTTCCGAAATACTTTTGTAAAAAATTTAGAAACGAGGTTGCTTTTCGAATTAAACCAGAATCAATAACTAGAACTTTAAGGAAGTACCATGAGGCTAATTGAAACCATCGCACCTTTTTATATTCTTCTAATGTTACTTGAAATACTTTATACTCGTTTTAAAAAGAAAGATTATTATTTTTTCGAAGATTCATTGGCAGACCTTAGTTTGGGAGTCCTCAGTCGGATCTTTGATGGTCTCATCCTACTTGGAATGGTTTTTTTATACAGTCAGTTGTATCATCTCTTTTGGGGTGTTTCCTTTCTGACTAAGATTTTTTTATCACCCACATCACCTCTCCATTGGATTTTATTATTTCTGTTACTTGATTTTCTATTTTATTGGGCGCACAGGTATAGCCATGAAATCAAAGTTCTATGGGCATCTCACGTAGTTCACCATTCGAGCGAAGAATTTAATTTATCCGTCGCTTTACGACAGTCTTTTGTTCGTAACATTGGAATTGGACTTTTTTATTTGCCACTGGCAGTCATTGGATTTCCTGTAGAATCTTATTTGATCATTGATGCGTTGAATCGCACTTACCAATTTTGGGTTCATACTCGTGCGATTGGTAAACTTCCCTCTTGGTTTGAGTATGTATTCGTCACTCCTTCACACCATAGAGTTCATCATGCCATGAATCCTGAATACATTGATCGTAATTATGGTGGTGTGTTTATATTTTGGGATCGAATTTTTGGAACGTTTTGTGAAGAAAAAAAAGAACCTCGGTATGGACTTGTTTCGCAACTGCATACATACGATCCTGTCACTGCCGAATTACATGTGTTCCGCGATTTGTTTTCTGATCTTTGGAATACAAAATATAAATTCCAAGGGTTACTTTCTTTTTTTTCTTATCCTTCTGTAAGGCCTGATGATCTCCAGTCCTTGGTCGATCGTGGGGTCAGGGATCCTCATGTTTGGCTCAGTCATCACAGGTGGGAAATTGATAAAAAAACGAGAGAACCTCAATATCGTCGTAAGACGGGATCCATCTTTTATCGAATTTATCTTTTCATTTCCTTTTTAGTGCCAACTGGATTTACTTTGTATTTTTTAAAGAGAATGCATTTTTATTCTTTAGGAGAAGTGGTTTCTGTTCTGTTTTTATTAGTTTTATCCTTCGTCTCTTTGGGTAGGCTTTTGGAAGGGGAGAAAAATTGGCTCCGTTTTGAGGTCCCTAAGTTTATTTCTTGGTTTGTGCTTTTGGTCTATTTTTTCTTATAGTAGAAAATATGAAATATTTACATACGATGATTCGGGTAAAAGATTTAGATAAGGCCCTTCATTTTTTTGTGGAGATCCTCGGTCTTAAGATTACCAGAAGGAATGAACATCCAGAAGGTAAATTTACTTTGGTGTTTTTATCCACAGGTGAAGTGGATGCACCTGAGGTCGAACTCACATACAATTGGGACCAAGTAGATCCTTATACAACAGGAAGAAACTTTGGACATTTGGCTTATGAAGTGGATGATATTTATGAAACATGTGCAAAGATCCAATCAATGGGGATCACCATCAATCGTCCGCCGCGAGATGGCCGTATGGCTTTTATCCGATCCCCAGATTTAATTTCGATAGAGCTTCTACAAAAAGGAAAACCTTTACCATTATTGGAACCTTGGGTGTCTATGCCTAGTGTTGGTGAGTGGTAAAACTTGGCATCAAAACCCAAAATTGCCATTATTGGTGCGGGTGCTTCTGGTTGTTTTGCGGCCCTTCAAATTTTTGATGAATTACAAGGGTTATGTGATATTCGAATCTTTGAAAAGTCTAAAGAACCTCTTTCTAAACTAAGGATCTCTGGTGGTGGGAGGTGTAATGTCACTCATCATCTTTTTGATCCAGAACTACTCTCGGAAAAGTATCCTCGTGGAAACAAAGAACTTCGTTGGGCCTTTGAAAGTTTTGGTCCGAAAGACACAATTGAATGGTTTTTGAAACGAGGAGTTCAACTCAAGGCAGAAGCAGATGGGAGAATGTTTCCCACAACGGATAGTTCTGATACCATCATTCAATGTTTTTTAAATGACCTAAAAACAAAAAAAATTCCTATACACTTTGAACAAGGGTTAGTTGGAATTTATCCTAATTTAGAGACTGACCAAATAAAAGGTTTTCGTGTTTTATGGGAAGGGGGAATTGAGGAAACTTTCGATCGGATTGTTTTGGCAACAGGCTCCAACCGTAAAATTTGGACTATCTTAGAAAAATTAGGGCATAAAATCATCACACCTGTTCCTTCTCTTTTTACTTTAACTTTGGAAAATACTGATCTTATGGAACTTACAGGTCTTGTGGTTCCTCATTCTGAAATTAAAATTTTACCCAAAGGAAAACCACAAAAAGGGCCTATCCTCATCACTCATTGGGGCCTCAGTGGGCCTTGTGCCCTGAGGTTGTCTGCTTGGGAAGCTCGTACATTATTTGAAGCAGATTATAAAGTCGATTTATCGATCAACTGGACTTATGGCGAGAAAACACAAGATATCGAAGAAAAGTATTTATCCAGAAAAGAAAAAACACCAGGCGAAAGATTGACACCTGACCCCGATTGGAAACTTCCCAATCGATTTTGGGATTGGATTTTAAAAGAGTCTAAAATACCGTCTAATAAACGTTATTCTGATATTTCCAAATCGGAAATTAGAAGTTTAAGTCTCTCTCTTACACAAATGAAACTTCGAATGGTGGCCAAAGGAGTGTTTAAAGAAGAGTTTGTGACAGCTGGTGGAGTTTCTCGAAAAGACATCCAGTTCCAAACAATGGAAAGTAAACTAATCCCTGGTCTTTATTTTACAGGTGAGGTGATCGATATAGATGGGATCACAGGCGGATTCAATTTTCAAAATGCCTGGACTACAGCAACCATTGCAGCCCGAGGCATTCGTAAAACAATTGTTACTTGATTTTGTGAATTTGAATAAAGTCTACTGTTTGTGCCACAGATCCTGGTGCCCCAGAAAGAATGACAACAGTATCTCCTGATTTTAATTTACCTTCGGATTTTAAAGTTTTACTCATAAAAGCAATCATATCGGGAAACTTATCCATCATAGGCATCACGTAGGCTTCCACTCCCCAATACAATTGCATCTTCCTTGCTGTGCCAAGAAAGGGTGTGAATGAATAAATTGGTTTTAAAGGACGAAACTCGGAAGAAAGAAGAGAAGAATAACCTGATCTTGTAAAGTTAATGATGGCTTTCGCGTTGATCAATCTGGAAATTGATTCGGCAGCACTACCAAGGGCGGTTCGTTCTACTTCAAATTCAGAACGATCCATATTCCGCAAATGTGCTAAATAAATTTCTGATTCTTCCGCCGCTTGGATGATACTTGTCATGGTTCGAACGGTTTCTATAGGATATTTCCCTGAGGCAGTTTCTCCAGACAACATCACAGCATCCGTTCCATCCATCACTGCATTGGCAACGTCGCTTGCTTCTGCCCGAGTAGGACGTGGGTTATCAATCATTGTCTCTAACATTTGTGTGGCGGTGATCACCGGTTTTCCTTGTTGGTTTAACTTTGTGATCATCTCTTTTTGGATGATAGGAACATATTGAGTGTCTAATTCCACTCCTAAATCACCGCGGGCAATCATGATCCCATCACAGTTGTCTATGATCTCTTCTATATTTTGGATGGCTTCTGGACGTTCAATTTTGGCAATAAGGCCTGCATAACTGTCTTTCATAAACTGGCGAGCCATCTCTAAGTCACTTGCTCGTCTAACAAAAGATAGTGCGATATAATCTACACCCAGTGACAAAGCAAATTGTAAATCTTCGATGTCTTTTTCTGAGAGAGCAGGGGCAGAAATCGGAGTTCCAGGCAGGTTGATTCCTTTATTGTCTTTTAAAGTCCCACCGATCACGGTTTCTAAAATGGCCTTTTCCTTTGTTTTGGATTTTACAACAAAAGAAAGTTTTCCGTCATCGATCAGAAGTTTATGTCCTACATCGATATCGTTTAAAATATATTGGTAAGTACAGCCGATTTCTTCTTTTGTTCCGAGAAAGTCCGACTTGTTGTTGATGGCAATTTGGTCACCGGTTTTAAGTTCCAAGGGTCCTGTACCCAATTTTCCTGTTCGGATCTTGGGACCTTGTAAGTCGGCAAGGATACCAATGGATTTACCGGATTCCTGCTCACATTCACGCAAAAGTTCGAAAATATCTTTGTGGTAATCGTGAGTGGAATGAGAAAAATTCATCCGAGCCAAATCCATTCCTGAGTAGATCAAATTTAGAATGGTTTCACGGTTCGCAGACGCGGGGCCAATGGTACAAATAATTTTTGTGCGTTTGTTGGGGATTTTTTGATCTTCCGGCATTCCCTATTCTTAGCTTTTTTGTTTTTTCCTGCAAGTAAATTGTACGGATTGAATTGACTTGTGTCATTTTTCGCAAAAATATCATTTTAATGGCATCTAATGCACTCGCTCTCATCTACCATTCTTCTTACAATCTCGAATTACCTGGCCATGTGTTCCCGGCACATAAGTATTCCCACCTTTACAACCGTGTCAAAAGGGATCCTGTTTATGCGTCTTGGGACATTTTGTTACCTAAAAAAGCAGAAGATGCAGATTTAGAACTCGTTCATACCAAAGAATACTTGGATGATCTTTTTAGTTATGAACATACTTCTCGAACCATGTATTCTGAACTCCCACTTAATCGAAGTATTGTGGAAAGTTTTATGTATGGTGTCGGAGGTACTGTTATGGCAGCAGAACTTTCAAAAAACTTCCAATTTGCTTTTAATATGGGCGGTGGATATCATCATAGTTTTCCTGATAAGGCAGAAGGTTTTTGTTATTTGAATGATGTAGCAGTTGCTATACGAAAACAAAAAGAAACAAATCCTGATCTAAATGCTCTCATCATTGACTTGGATTTGCATCAAGGCAATGGAAATTCCTATATTTTTCAATATGATGACAAAGTTTTCACATTTTCGATGCACCAAGGTAATCTTTATCCAAAGAAAGAAGTATCTAACTTAGATGTGAACTTAGAACCAAATACAAAAGATGATGAGTACTTATCCACATTGGAATCTTCTTTAAATAGGATTCGGAAAGATTTTGATTCCAATATAATTTATTATGTTGCAGGAGCTGATCCTTACGAAGATGATTCACTAGGTGAATTAAAAATTTCAATGAAAGGTCTAAAAGAAAGAGATTTGATGGTGCGTAAGTTTGCAGAAACTCTCAATGTTCCTTGTGTTGTGACACTCGCAGGTGGGTATGCCCGAGATTTCCGCGACACCGTTGAAATTCATTTTAATACAATTACAGCATTTGGTGAAAAGTGATGGGTGTTTTTTCATCTACAGACAAAAAGAAAAACGAATCTGATTGGCTAAATTTAGACGATCTGTCTTTAGTTGATGTTTCCAAAGAATTAAACACTTCCTTAAACATGGAGCCGAGGTTATTCAATCGATTCACTCATTATGAAGTAGAACAATTGTTAGTGAGCGCTGGATTAATCGCAGCTGTTGAAAAACGTGGATTCCCAAATCCTATCATTGAGTTGGAAATACTCAATAATTTTGATAATCGTATTTATATAAAAACAGAAAACAGAAAAATCTTAGTTCATACTCGTTTGAAAGTTTCCCAATTCCAGATGAAAGGTGATGATGAACAGTTTCCAATGATTTATATCGATTGGCTCCTCACTCAAAATATCAATTTTGAACCTGGTGACATTAAAAAAGAATTATACTTTGGCCAAGAATATCCAGGACTCAATGTATTAAATGAATTTACCGATTTCATTCGTGTACTTTCCAAAAGGTTGGGAACATCAGGGGCTTTTAATGTTCCTGAATATTTTCATGATGCTGTTTTATTCTCTCGTAAATTTCGTTTTATTGATCCGGAAAAAGAGGGAACCTTTCGCGCTCTTGTGAAAAATTTTCGGGGAACCAACCTTCGTAGTTTGTCTTCACAAATCCACCAGAACAGAGTTCGTTATGAAAATGGTGAACCTTATGAATGGAAATATGGAGAAATGATTTCTTGTACCGATGTTTATTTAGAGAAAAAAGTTTTCCATGAGGCATATTTTAAAAAAGTGGAAGAGGTGAAAGAAAAACTAAAATTCACATTGGTCTCAAAATAAGCCTTTTCCTAGCCGATACCTATAGTAGATGTCCGAATATTCTTTTAAACCCGAGATTCTCATCATTGACGATGACACTGAGATTTGTGAAACATTAGAGCTTATCATCAATGGGCTCGGATATTTTGTACGTTATTTCACTAATCCTCTCCAAGGCCTGGAATATTTTGAAGGAGAACGAAATCCAATTGTGTTTTTGGATGTGAATATGCCCCAAACTACGGGTTTGGATCTTTTGCCAAAAATCAAAGCACATGATTCAAAAACGCAAGTCCTTATGATGACTGGCGAACATGACATCCAAACGGTAGTTTCTTCTTTGTACCACAGGGCTTCTGATTTTATTTTAAAACCATTTCATA
This genomic window from Leptospira brenneri contains:
- a CDS encoding YciI family protein → MKEFTLIFRNSNKEGERPSPEQMQKIMEEWLGWMTNIAAKDQLADKGNRLAISDAKTVHPGNLVTDGPYTEIKEFINGYIVVRTQTLDEAIEIAKDCPILKIGGNVEVRKIVTPDDNG
- a CDS encoding sterol desaturase family protein, coding for MFGGPVQCELVLDCVTKIGLAQGVLNFLRYYPIAGLAFLLFYVWRKDFFETYRIQKVYPKAEKVWKEFRQSAVTLIVFTLIAVTNITLVKAKLLPSAVYFGPVSGWSGIGYIFLSFALITIWHETWFYWMHRFAHLKKVYPHVHSEHHQSVNPSPLAAYRFQATEAFLEAIYIVPFVMVVPIHFYVLLFHTFYAMVLNIWWHLGYEFFPKGWASHPITKWINTSTHHNLHHQKFQGNYSLYFNVWDRLMGTNFPYYETYYEQVVEERERKSKERKSKTKIATEVLVS
- a CDS encoding AraC family transcriptional regulator, which encodes MRNLISYLIVFSAGLSLLFACGEFLRKNTTGQTKVQGLLFLFAAMFQTHTFFACTGLYYFFPHFNLIHLPFTACIGALLKRYFSELWEESPDQNRFSIWELVPAGIVTLLLIPFYTSSAEEKIAILSRYLTQGVPVLFQITILIAVLPILYAAFYVFSNMIKYIRLERFKSSAHLRFVGIVVGIGAFASLVGIYTLFFHQRHGLEIVSTLIALLLIGVYLLRQRSPELWGEVQRIVIEEKKYRTSQLGGFNLETLQNQLRKLMEEERIYRDESINLEKLAKEMNLSEHQLSEYLNLHQKKSFFHLVNHYRIREAKELFSSHPERNILTIAYDVGFPSKSTFYDAFKREVGTSPSEFRKSLEH
- a CDS encoding MlaE family ABC transporter permease, whose protein sequence is MDTIQRQSSFLWEGSTLEIHLPKVFTAKETGKDWTAFSEILKKTPPRKIEVHANNLEESDSSGISFLKLIRLESEKMRIQFVLHGLGEQFLYRLNIAEDDSKKNKDSFANSLRRSEKIGKLTIDSLLEFKYLITFTGELTVSFWRSFLHPSKIRWKDTFRVAESMGVNAFPIIAMIGFLLGLIMSFQSAIPMRRFGAEIFVANLVGLSLFRELGPLMTAFILSGRSGSAFAAELGTMKVSEEIDALTTMGLPPVQFLIIPRLVASLLMTPLLTIVFNLFGLIGGAVVLISFGFPLVTFINQVNLAVGLSDILGGLLKSYFFGMIIASIGCYRGLKTASGAGAVGESTTSAVVGSIILVSILDGIFSVLYFYLKI
- a CDS encoding ABC transporter ATP-binding protein is translated as MKEKPIIRVEHLTTGYGQTVIMEDISFEVNRGEIFGILGGSGCGKSTVLKNMIGLTSPFSGRIWIDENDIVLAEGKKRIEIWNRIGVMYQQSALFGSMTLLENIRLPLEEFTELPLPIMNEIATTKLKMVGLFPFAHLYPAELSGGMKKRAAIARAMAMDPEILFLDEPSAGLDPITSVELDHLIIRLSRTLGVTFVIVTHELPSVFTMADRVIVLDKSTKGIIAEGKPKDLKEKSKNPFVKQFFNRIPQENAPL
- a CDS encoding MlaD family protein; translated protein: MNQSNKIYFKVGVFVLVSFFTLILFLIVFTAGNIFQRTVSLETYFDESVQGLDIGSPVKHRGVKVGTVQEITFVQNEYSDKLNEDTELRYGRYVLIKMSVPDFVKGVYGNDLKKTVQRMIQSGLRVRLASQGLTGTAYLEVDYLNPEKNPPLSIEWEPKTIYIPSAPSTISRFTATVDKFFDKVEKADVDKILLGVGELIRNLNQTIQEAKLGDLARESTGLLVDLRKTNAEVKSLIASPETQGLPKKLDASITQLQTTLKRLDTLLASNQGDISTSIENLRIASEDLKEVTANAKKYPSQFLFGEAPNKSKLWK
- a CDS encoding ABC-type transport auxiliary lipoprotein, LBF_0736 family; this encodes MKTLIRLILLAGLIFSLSQCFGVSKTFPEKKFYLIETGETKSIYSVPKPRTFVIRKVFISQRFEGKEFVYRKDNAVYESDYYNGFFIPPAHNFKEEFVRSLLKSGNFEWDASIHTRISVTHFIELSLTQMYGDFRTKEPKAVIEFEVVVYEDKDSVSSPVFRKTYKQIQSIEKKEPEALVLGWNLGLTSTFNELNLDLSQKLK
- a CDS encoding sterol desaturase family protein; amino-acid sequence: MRLIETIAPFYILLMLLEILYTRFKKKDYYFFEDSLADLSLGVLSRIFDGLILLGMVFLYSQLYHLFWGVSFLTKIFLSPTSPLHWILLFLLLDFLFYWAHRYSHEIKVLWASHVVHHSSEEFNLSVALRQSFVRNIGIGLFYLPLAVIGFPVESYLIIDALNRTYQFWVHTRAIGKLPSWFEYVFVTPSHHRVHHAMNPEYIDRNYGGVFIFWDRIFGTFCEEKKEPRYGLVSQLHTYDPVTAELHVFRDLFSDLWNTKYKFQGLLSFFSYPSVRPDDLQSLVDRGVRDPHVWLSHHRWEIDKKTREPQYRRKTGSIFYRIYLFISFLVPTGFTLYFLKRMHFYSLGEVVSVLFLLVLSFVSLGRLLEGEKNWLRFEVPKFISWFVLLVYFFL
- a CDS encoding VOC family protein, producing the protein MKYLHTMIRVKDLDKALHFFVEILGLKITRRNEHPEGKFTLVFLSTGEVDAPEVELTYNWDQVDPYTTGRNFGHLAYEVDDIYETCAKIQSMGITINRPPRDGRMAFIRSPDLISIELLQKGKPLPLLEPWVSMPSVGEW